One Thermoanaerobacter pseudethanolicus ATCC 33223 DNA window includes the following coding sequences:
- a CDS encoding chromate transporter gives MIYLSLFWAFFKVGAFSFGGGYAMIPLIKKEIIDIHHWLSVDQFLDIIAISQMTPGPIAINAATFVGYKVGGFWGSAAATIGVTSPSFLIIIILALLIIRYRHLPWLDAFFKGVRPAVIALIVQAAYSVGKSSFTGIKDMLVAAVVFVGLYLLKINPLIIIVMAAILGIVIY, from the coding sequence ATGATATATTTAAGCCTTTTCTGGGCGTTTTTTAAAGTGGGAGCCTTCAGCTTCGGCGGTGGTTACGCGATGATTCCCCTCATTAAAAAAGAGATTATAGACATCCACCACTGGCTCTCGGTGGACCAATTCCTAGATATAATAGCCATTTCGCAAATGACCCCCGGTCCCATAGCCATAAATGCGGCTACCTTTGTGGGGTATAAAGTAGGAGGATTCTGGGGATCGGCGGCGGCCACCATTGGAGTTACGTCCCCCTCTTTCCTGATTATAATCATCCTTGCCCTCTTGATAATTAGGTACCGTCACTTACCTTGGCTAGATGCCTTTTTTAAGGGAGTCAGGCCGGCGGTTATCGCCCTTATCGTCCAGGCGGCTTATTCCGTGGGAAAGAGCTCTTTTACCGGCATTAAAGATATGCTGGTGGCGGCGGTGGTCTTTGTTGGGCTGTACCTGTTGAAAATAAACCCGCTCATAATAATAGTTATGGCTGCGATTTTAGGTATTGTCATCTACTAA